From a region of the Aeoliella mucimassa genome:
- a CDS encoding glycoside hydrolase family 32 protein translates to MKFSIATATLVSLALLSLSPSYAEEPLFENSGFESGTLHNWTPEGEAFAVQPTKGDNPSLRGRESSWHEGEYWVGGYEAYTKDSGTPGQTRGDQFTGTLTSTEFVIQQPYLSFLISGGKQPGKLGVKLVCGDIERELATGCDSETLRRCNAEVSDLVGRRAKLVIYDNSTGQWGHLNADAFVGSAEPLADESQAFAFSKLVRAELYDDINYSEPLRPQFHFTSGRNWINDPNGMVFNGQQYHLFFQHNPASTEWGNMTWGHATSPDMIHWTQHPHALLPYRIDGQAGTVFSGTAIIDHNNSLGKQQGDTPTMCAFFTFACEPRFYQALAYSTDLGHTWTYWNEGRPVVENQGFDAGERDPKVFWHEPSQKWVMALWVQQNPGRVRFFTSTNLTEWTFASDLMRDWAFECMDLITLPVDGDPAKTKVVLYDASFDYEVGQFDGKTFHTEAGPFVAGGGDFYAAQTFNNHPTGRAVQIGWMRGGPNPERVYQLPFNGQMSFPCDLTLHTHNNQPRLHAWPVAEIASLVDTTLEFSDVTLSPGDNLLEQVEKLDLVDLEIDFAPEASSELVLDLGRATVRYDATSQKLYLPAVDGEGHAREVVAFENLKPRDGSIRLRLLVDRLSVEAFVFDGERFYASYYNPTVGDDAVSITSQHGTTTIRSLKLNQLHSAWPSTKR, encoded by the coding sequence ATGAAATTCTCAATTGCCACCGCAACGCTCGTCTCTCTAGCATTACTCTCGCTTTCTCCCAGCTACGCAGAGGAACCACTGTTCGAGAACTCCGGCTTCGAATCGGGAACCCTTCACAACTGGACACCCGAGGGCGAGGCCTTTGCCGTTCAACCCACCAAGGGCGATAACCCATCGCTGCGCGGGCGGGAAAGCAGCTGGCACGAGGGCGAGTATTGGGTCGGCGGATACGAAGCCTACACGAAAGACTCCGGCACCCCCGGCCAAACCCGAGGCGACCAGTTCACCGGCACGCTTACCTCGACTGAGTTCGTCATCCAACAGCCTTACCTCAGCTTCTTGATCTCCGGCGGCAAGCAGCCTGGCAAGCTTGGTGTGAAACTGGTGTGCGGCGACATCGAACGCGAACTCGCCACCGGGTGCGACTCGGAAACCCTGCGTCGATGCAATGCGGAAGTGAGTGACCTGGTAGGTCGACGCGCCAAGCTGGTGATCTACGATAACTCGACTGGGCAATGGGGACATCTGAACGCCGATGCCTTTGTCGGTTCCGCCGAGCCGCTCGCCGACGAGTCGCAAGCGTTTGCTTTCTCGAAACTAGTGCGGGCCGAATTGTACGACGACATCAACTACAGCGAACCGCTCCGACCGCAGTTCCACTTCACTTCGGGTCGCAACTGGATCAACGACCCCAATGGCATGGTGTTCAATGGACAGCAGTATCACCTGTTCTTCCAGCACAATCCCGCGAGCACCGAATGGGGCAACATGACTTGGGGACATGCAACCAGCCCCGACATGATTCACTGGACCCAACATCCGCATGCCTTGCTGCCGTATCGAATCGATGGGCAAGCGGGCACCGTTTTCTCCGGCACCGCAATCATCGACCACAACAATAGCCTGGGCAAGCAACAGGGCGACACTCCCACGATGTGCGCCTTCTTTACGTTTGCTTGCGAGCCACGCTTCTATCAGGCGTTGGCCTACAGTACCGACTTAGGACATACTTGGACCTACTGGAACGAAGGCCGCCCGGTGGTCGAGAACCAAGGGTTCGACGCGGGCGAACGCGACCCCAAGGTGTTCTGGCACGAGCCGAGCCAAAAGTGGGTAATGGCTCTTTGGGTTCAGCAGAATCCAGGACGCGTACGTTTCTTCACTTCAACGAACCTCACCGAGTGGACGTTCGCATCCGATCTGATGCGAGACTGGGCCTTCGAGTGCATGGATCTCATCACGCTGCCAGTCGACGGAGATCCCGCGAAAACCAAAGTGGTGCTATACGATGCCAGCTTCGACTACGAGGTTGGTCAGTTCGATGGCAAGACCTTTCACACCGAAGCGGGCCCATTCGTTGCCGGGGGTGGCGATTTCTATGCGGCTCAAACATTCAACAACCACCCCACCGGGCGGGCGGTGCAAATCGGTTGGATGCGAGGGGGCCCCAATCCCGAGCGGGTTTATCAACTGCCTTTCAACGGCCAGATGTCCTTCCCGTGCGACCTCACCCTGCACACGCACAACAACCAACCACGGCTGCACGCCTGGCCGGTGGCCGAGATCGCCTCGCTCGTCGATACCACGCTAGAGTTTTCGGATGTCACGCTCTCGCCTGGCGACAACTTGCTTGAACAAGTCGAGAAACTCGACCTGGTAGATTTGGAAATCGATTTTGCTCCTGAAGCTTCGAGCGAGCTTGTGCTCGATCTCGGTCGGGCGACGGTCCGCTACGACGCGACGAGCCAGAAGCTCTATTTGCCAGCAGTCGATGGTGAAGGCCACGCCCGAGAGGTCGTCGCTTTCGAGAATCTGAAACCGCGTGATGGATCGATTCGTCTTCGGTTGTTAGTGGATCGCTTGTCGGTGGAAGCCTTTGTGTTCGACGGCGAGCGGTTCTACGCGAGCTATTACAACCCGACCGTCGGCGACGATGCGGTGTCGATCACCAGCCAACATGGAACCACCACGATTCGCTCACTGAAACTCAATCAACTCCATTCGGCTTGGCCTAGTACAAAACGCTAG
- a CDS encoding AAA family ATPase, with the protein METAENSTPESAASEPATQELGHQLRAEVLEPLKQQFVGKDEIIDLLGLCLVARENLFMLGPPGTAKSALVQSLARQIDGRVFDYLLTRFTEPNEVFGPFDIRKLRDGELETNTTGMLPEADFVFMDELLNANSAILNSLLMVLNERIFRRGRETRPLPTLMVVGASNHLPEDEALNALFDRFLIRVSCNNVPDEHLDEVLSAGWQMDSHRQTHRANITADDLRRLQLLVPQVNFDQVRPKYVQLVVKLRNAGVQISDRRAVKLQRLIAASALLCGRLEANQTDMWVLRYIWDTEDEQELLASLVAQALKSSTEEERAVGHPRSLVSEAPDPEQLEADLANAASLLAEAAESERSVLRDRLTLLTARCQWVVDSQQRTFLENKANDLWRSLDAPK; encoded by the coding sequence ATGGAAACTGCTGAGAATAGTACGCCCGAATCTGCCGCATCGGAACCGGCCACGCAAGAGCTTGGACATCAATTGCGAGCCGAGGTGCTGGAGCCACTCAAGCAGCAGTTTGTCGGCAAGGACGAAATCATCGACCTGCTGGGCTTATGTTTGGTCGCCCGCGAAAATCTGTTCATGCTCGGCCCTCCCGGTACGGCGAAAAGTGCTCTGGTGCAATCGCTTGCTCGCCAGATCGATGGTCGCGTGTTCGACTACCTGCTTACACGTTTTACCGAGCCGAACGAAGTGTTCGGGCCTTTTGATATTCGCAAGCTGCGTGATGGAGAGCTGGAAACCAATACCACGGGCATGCTGCCCGAAGCCGATTTCGTGTTTATGGACGAATTGCTGAACGCGAATAGTGCGATTCTGAATAGTTTGCTGATGGTGCTTAACGAGCGGATCTTTCGGCGCGGTCGCGAGACTCGTCCGTTGCCGACGCTGATGGTGGTTGGTGCGAGCAATCACTTGCCGGAAGACGAAGCGCTGAACGCGCTGTTCGACCGCTTCTTGATTCGGGTAAGCTGCAACAACGTGCCCGACGAGCATCTCGACGAAGTGCTCTCCGCAGGATGGCAGATGGATAGTCATCGGCAAACGCATCGGGCCAACATCACTGCCGACGATTTGCGCCGCTTGCAGTTGCTAGTACCGCAAGTGAACTTCGACCAGGTGCGCCCAAAGTACGTGCAGTTAGTCGTGAAGTTGCGTAATGCAGGCGTGCAAATTTCGGATCGGCGTGCGGTGAAACTGCAGCGTCTGATTGCCGCGAGTGCGTTGTTGTGTGGACGGCTCGAGGCAAATCAAACCGATATGTGGGTGTTGCGTTACATCTGGGATACCGAGGACGAGCAAGAGCTGCTGGCGTCGCTCGTCGCCCAGGCGCTTAAGTCGTCGACCGAAGAAGAGCGGGCGGTGGGGCATCCTCGTTCGCTGGTGTCCGAGGCACCCGACCCCGAGCAATTGGAAGCCGATTTGGCGAATGCTGCCAGCTTGCTTGCCGAAGCCGCCGAGAGCGAACGTAGCGTGTTGCGAGATCGCCTGACGCTTTTGACCGCGCGCTGCCAATGGGTGGTGGACTCGCAGCAGCGTACCTTTCTCGAGAACAAGGCCAACGACCTATGGCGCAGCTTGGACGCACCGAAGTGA
- a CDS encoding metal-binding protein has translation MKLDVAYRGRSELVAGSSGSRSLRFATNLNREAVAFDAALKMPLRFREAISALHDVVISDLRFQPRDHDAYDAWKKGERLREMQLHRAEYERLKKEVLIGAHQELAGEFEERFKRLRKKYWDLRNKHSIRLRVRNPELWRMLMPADPVVTVADDTVFFECFSADQASYGCLNVVREDAFGTSSELQLGTTNVDYSWALYDHFQTLRSYRETRLKVDPQGFGSTTTGAGEHREEKIDLPEGWLRGFMQLQSGMTLPMRRVTLSRDSVYSLLAWLRRHKAKRSPRAIRFELTPGEPPNVVLEPWEERIVSHGTRHDGSPVEPIRIWGGRRLLSLARVLPLMESCDVYLLGTGLPSFWIAKMGEMQLTLGLSGWTANDWSSGGSLESLLPPGEPSPSQLQLAAKLLQRERALRFDDLQASMACNIGDCAAALNQLAYSGQVIHDLAAGVYRWRQVMPMALGEAELGPASPEVSASRVLLQRNQVSLLDSSLQTSGVRVGKGTVERHPVEVVIDVDGMIKRGKCSCSHHHRAGIRRGACRHLLALRAVMLGQSPTSDASTDAWYHRLLNLSRN, from the coding sequence ATGAAACTCGACGTAGCCTATCGTGGCCGAAGCGAACTCGTCGCGGGTAGCAGCGGTTCACGCTCACTACGATTTGCCACTAACCTGAACCGCGAAGCGGTGGCGTTCGATGCTGCACTGAAGATGCCATTGCGGTTTCGCGAGGCCATCTCGGCCTTGCACGACGTGGTGATAAGCGACCTCCGTTTCCAGCCTCGCGACCACGATGCTTACGACGCGTGGAAGAAGGGTGAACGACTTCGGGAGATGCAATTGCATCGAGCGGAATACGAGCGACTGAAGAAGGAAGTGTTGATTGGAGCGCATCAAGAGTTAGCGGGGGAGTTTGAAGAACGTTTCAAACGTCTGCGGAAGAAGTACTGGGATCTGCGAAACAAACACTCCATACGACTTCGGGTGCGAAATCCCGAGCTATGGCGGATGCTAATGCCAGCCGATCCGGTGGTGACTGTCGCTGACGATACCGTTTTCTTCGAGTGCTTCTCGGCCGATCAAGCGAGTTATGGTTGCTTAAATGTCGTGCGCGAGGATGCATTTGGGACGAGTTCCGAATTGCAACTAGGTACGACCAATGTCGACTATTCCTGGGCGTTGTACGATCACTTCCAGACGCTTCGAAGTTATCGAGAGACGCGGCTCAAAGTCGATCCCCAAGGTTTCGGGAGCACCACTACTGGTGCGGGAGAGCATCGCGAAGAGAAGATCGATCTACCAGAAGGATGGTTGCGTGGCTTTATGCAACTGCAGAGCGGGATGACGTTGCCGATGCGGCGAGTGACCCTGTCGCGCGATTCCGTTTACTCCCTACTCGCATGGCTCCGCCGGCATAAGGCCAAGCGAAGTCCCCGGGCGATTCGCTTCGAACTCACCCCTGGTGAACCACCAAATGTCGTCTTGGAACCCTGGGAGGAGCGAATTGTTTCTCATGGAACCAGGCACGATGGCAGTCCTGTGGAGCCAATCCGCATCTGGGGTGGTCGTAGGCTCTTGTCGTTGGCAAGAGTGCTGCCGTTAATGGAATCGTGCGATGTCTACTTGCTTGGCACAGGCTTGCCAAGCTTCTGGATTGCTAAAATGGGAGAGATGCAGCTTACCCTCGGCTTAAGTGGCTGGACTGCCAACGATTGGAGCAGCGGAGGATCGCTAGAAAGCCTTCTGCCTCCCGGTGAGCCAAGTCCCAGCCAACTGCAACTCGCCGCGAAATTGTTACAGCGAGAACGGGCGCTGCGCTTCGACGACCTGCAGGCAAGCATGGCCTGCAACATCGGCGACTGTGCTGCTGCTTTGAATCAACTGGCCTATTCGGGCCAAGTGATTCACGATCTGGCAGCAGGCGTTTACCGCTGGCGCCAGGTGATGCCGATGGCCTTGGGCGAGGCGGAACTCGGCCCCGCATCGCCGGAGGTTTCTGCTTCGCGAGTTCTATTACAGCGAAATCAAGTTTCGCTACTCGACAGCAGTCTGCAAACCTCCGGGGTACGGGTTGGCAAGGGGACCGTCGAGAGACATCCAGTGGAAGTCGTGATCGACGTGGATGGCATGATCAAACGCGGGAAGTGTAGTTGCAGCCATCACCATCGTGCTGGTATTCGTCGCGGGGCTTGTCGCCATTTGTTGGCGCTGCGAGCAGTGATGCTCGGGCAGAGTCCCACGTCGGACGCTTCGACCGACGCGTGGTATCATCGGTTACTGAACTTGTCGAGAAACTAA
- a CDS encoding reverse transcriptase family protein, which translates to MGLFDWISNLFGGSSSTANPPKPESSDSAGPQGPASTSSSSSPAPTPPQPPRPGPPAPPKSKRLEGLDASQFAPIEEAAALRQAKSMRLRFWTSTWFGLRDRIPPASDERTKLVDRLMVADGLATPEELAEIHEVGAEMDRLRPALDDAAKQAGQAVSRNKEDRAKLKAQKKAEAAERKRLRADAIAERKRNDIVFLGRGVSRGLADRESNAEKLEGRGLPVLHTPSELATAIDLPLSTLRWLAYHNEAAEQVHYVQFQVRKKSGGIRVLASPHKKMRRAQQWILDNILTKIDIHEAAHGFVAGRSTVTNAAMHVGQQVVVNVDLQDFFPSVTFPRVEGFFRSLGYSGAVATILALLVTESPRQRVRYAGKELWVATGPRSLPQGACTSPALSNAISWTMDTRLTAISSKLGWSYSRYADDLTFSTAGEASQQVGYLLARIRHITQEEGFGLNRKKTRVQRRSAQQSVTGIVVNDRAGVARKTVRQLRAILHNAKTTGLAAQNREGRPDFEAWLQGMIAYVRMVNPEQAASLTDAYEQLRY; encoded by the coding sequence ATGGGACTATTTGACTGGATTTCGAACCTGTTTGGTGGATCGTCATCGACGGCCAATCCACCAAAGCCTGAGAGCAGCGATAGCGCTGGCCCTCAGGGACCAGCATCGACATCTTCGTCGAGTAGCCCAGCCCCTACTCCTCCTCAACCACCGCGCCCCGGGCCGCCCGCTCCTCCCAAGTCGAAGCGACTGGAAGGACTCGATGCGTCTCAATTCGCACCGATTGAAGAGGCAGCCGCGTTGCGTCAAGCAAAGTCGATGCGGCTGCGTTTCTGGACCTCTACGTGGTTTGGCCTGCGCGATCGCATTCCGCCAGCCAGTGATGAGCGAACCAAACTGGTCGATCGGCTGATGGTTGCCGATGGCTTGGCCACCCCTGAAGAGCTGGCCGAGATCCATGAGGTTGGTGCAGAGATGGACCGCCTGCGACCGGCTTTGGACGATGCTGCAAAACAAGCAGGTCAGGCAGTCTCGCGGAACAAAGAGGACCGAGCCAAGCTGAAGGCGCAGAAAAAAGCCGAAGCTGCCGAAAGAAAGCGCCTCCGTGCGGATGCGATTGCCGAGCGAAAGCGAAACGATATCGTTTTCCTTGGTCGGGGAGTGTCGCGGGGATTGGCGGATCGAGAGTCGAATGCTGAGAAGCTGGAGGGGCGAGGACTTCCAGTGCTTCACACGCCGAGCGAACTGGCCACTGCCATCGACTTGCCATTGTCAACGCTTCGCTGGCTAGCCTATCACAACGAGGCTGCCGAGCAGGTTCACTACGTGCAGTTTCAGGTTCGCAAAAAGAGTGGTGGGATTCGAGTGCTGGCTTCTCCGCACAAGAAAATGCGGCGGGCGCAGCAGTGGATTCTCGACAACATTCTCACCAAGATCGATATTCACGAGGCTGCGCACGGATTCGTTGCAGGACGCAGCACTGTGACAAACGCAGCAATGCATGTCGGCCAACAGGTGGTCGTCAACGTCGATCTACAAGACTTCTTCCCCTCGGTTACCTTCCCGAGAGTAGAAGGCTTTTTCCGCAGTTTGGGGTATTCGGGGGCGGTGGCCACGATCCTCGCGTTGTTGGTTACAGAGTCACCCCGACAGAGGGTGCGCTACGCTGGCAAAGAGCTATGGGTGGCAACGGGGCCGCGAAGCCTTCCTCAAGGAGCTTGTACCAGTCCTGCTTTGTCGAATGCTATCAGTTGGACCATGGACACTCGGCTGACAGCGATCAGCAGCAAACTGGGGTGGAGCTACAGCCGATACGCGGACGATTTGACCTTTTCCACTGCTGGCGAAGCGTCGCAGCAAGTGGGATATCTGCTGGCGAGGATTCGGCATATCACGCAAGAAGAAGGTTTCGGATTGAACCGCAAGAAAACGCGGGTTCAACGTCGTAGTGCGCAGCAATCGGTGACTGGCATTGTGGTAAACGATCGCGCGGGAGTCGCCAGAAAGACTGTGCGTCAGCTTCGTGCGATACTGCATAACGCCAAGACCACAGGGCTTGCTGCCCAGAATCGCGAGGGTCGTCCCGACTTCGAAGCGTGGTTGCAGGGAATGATCGCCTACGTGCGAATGGTGAATCCCGAACAAGCTGCATCGCTGACCGATGCTTACGAACAACTGCGATACTAA